Below is a genomic region from Desulfonatronum sp. SC1.
CCATAGCCTCTAGCCCATAGCCTCTAGCCCATAGCCTCTAGCCCATAGCCTCTAGCCCATAGCCCATAGCCTCTAGCCCATAGCCTCTAGCCCATAGCCTCTAGCCCATAGCCTCTAGCCCATAGCCCATAGCCTCTAGCCCATAGCCTCTAGCCCATAGCCTCTAGCCCATAGCCTCTAGCCCATAGCCCATAGCCTCTAGCCCATAGCCTCTAGCCCATAGCCTCTAGCCCATAGCCTCTAGCCCATAGCCTCTAGCCTATCGCCCATAGCCTATGGCCTATCCCCCCCAAACCCACGTCAATTCGTGCTTGTTGTGCGCGAGATGCAGGAGGCGGGAGTGGGGGATGGACCGGAACTGGTCGATAACCTGGAAGTCCGTCTCCCCCTGGAATTTGATGGTGCAGACCATGTTTTGGACCGTTCCCGCGTCCAGCCAGCGGCGGACCAGGGCCAGCAGGCGCTCGGGATAGCAGACCACGTCCGAGAACAGCCAATCCACCGGGCCGAAGGCATCCTGACCGATGGCTTGGGGGCTCTGGGCAAAGGCGCTTTCAGGCCGAAAGATGATCCCAGGCAGCCCGGCCAGCCGTGGATCCAGTGGGGCCTTGTCCACGCTGATCACCCGCGCTCCGAGCTTATGCAGCACCCAGGTCCATCCGCCGGGGCTGGAGCCCAGGTCCAGGCAGAGTTGCCCCGGATCGGGACGCCGGTCCAGCAGGGTGAACACTTCCCACAGCTTCAGATAGGCCCGGCTCGGCGGACCGGTCTTGTCCTCCACGAACAGCGCCTCGCCGTGGGCGAACGGGCTGGAGCAACGGGGTGAGGCCAGCAGGGTGGAGTCGTCGAGCAAGGTCCAGGAACCAAGTGGGAGTTTCGGCAACGGGTCGCCGAAAACCAGGGGCCGGGAAGAGGGGCCGCGCAGCCGTTGCTGGATCAAGCGGGCCCGACCCCGGCGCGGCAAATGTTCGTCGTACAAGGCCCAGAGCGGCCCCAACCCCTTGAGCGCGGTGGCGGCCTGGGCTATGGACGTGAAGGGGATCACCCGTAGATCGTGCCAGATATTTTGTGCCCAAGCCGGAAGAACAGTCGTCGGGCGAACAGGCGGCGCAGCGCACAGCGCCAAGCGCCCCAAAACACGTTCGACCGGCCCCAGTTCCCGCAGCAGCTCCGGCAAAAACCCATCGGGCGCCAGATATCCGACGCCGCCTTGCGGCACCGCGAATCCCATCAGTCGCCCCAACCACATCCACGCAAGGAGTCCATTCCATGTCCACCCCGCCCTGCCTCCTGACCATCGCCGGTTCCGACTCCAGCGGCGGCGCCGGAATCCAGGCCGATC
It encodes:
- a CDS encoding SAM-dependent methyltransferase translates to MGFAVPQGGVGYLAPDGFLPELLRELGPVERVLGRLALCAAPPVRPTTVLPAWAQNIWHDLRVIPFTSIAQAATALKGLGPLWALYDEHLPRRGRARLIQQRLRGPSSRPLVFGDPLPKLPLGSWTLLDDSTLLASPRCSSPFAHGEALFVEDKTGPPSRAYLKLWEVFTLLDRRPDPGQLCLDLGSSPGGWTWVLHKLGARVISVDKAPLDPRLAGLPGIIFRPESAFAQSPQAIGQDAFGPVDWLFSDVVCYPERLLALVRRWLDAGTVQNMVCTIKFQGETDFQVIDQFRSIPHSRLLHLAHNKHELTWVWGG